In the Chryseobacterium sp. MYb264 genome, one interval contains:
- a CDS encoding LytR/AlgR family response regulator transcription factor: protein MNCIIVDDEELAHHVIEEYISRIPFLNLVKNCYDIQETIQTLQTENVDLIFLDINLPNITGIEFLKSFNKLPDVIITTAYDDCAVQGFEMDVMDYLLKPFSFERFLKAVYKSYNHQNNSKILQEKSTQVLFKDSFIFVRSNNENVKLNLSEITRINALKDYIIIYTETRKLIVHQTMKSIMEKIESENFIRVHNSHIVSLQHLQSIGKNNLTIGNERIPVSEKYKAYLNKVVEKYK, encoded by the coding sequence ATGAATTGCATAATTGTAGACGATGAAGAACTGGCGCACCACGTAATTGAAGAATACATTTCAAGAATTCCCTTCCTGAATCTGGTTAAAAACTGCTATGATATCCAGGAAACAATACAGACTTTACAAACTGAAAATGTTGATCTTATTTTTCTGGATATCAACCTTCCCAATATCACCGGAATTGAGTTTTTAAAAAGCTTTAATAAGCTTCCCGATGTTATCATTACCACCGCTTATGATGATTGTGCAGTACAAGGTTTTGAAATGGATGTGATGGATTATTTATTAAAACCGTTTTCCTTTGAAAGATTTCTGAAAGCTGTTTATAAAAGCTATAATCATCAGAATAACTCTAAAATCTTACAGGAAAAAAGCACGCAGGTTTTATTTAAAGATTCATTCATTTTTGTGCGATCCAATAATGAAAATGTAAAATTGAATTTAAGCGAAATCACCCGAATCAATGCCTTAAAAGATTATATCATTATTTATACAGAAACCCGAAAACTGATTGTGCATCAAACCATGAAATCCATCATGGAAAAGATAGAATCTGAGAATTTTATCCGGGTACACAACTCACATATTGTTTCGCTTCAGCATCTTCAAAGTATCGGAAAAAATAACCTGACGATCGGAAATGAGCGAATTCCGGTAAGTGAAAAATATAAAGCTTATTTAAACAAAGTAGTTGAAAAGTATAAATAG
- a CDS encoding SH3 domain-containing protein, with translation MSTLQDKYSSVVSAAQSAGISNLQVQEQDGILYVSGSASNTAAKDSVWNALGAIDSTYSASDINIDVQVTGLASGAALTVATEESNLNIRQEPSTEAAVVGKASKGSSVTLIEQTSDEWWKVKTTDGQEGYAYARYLKA, from the coding sequence ATGAGCACATTACAAGATAAATATTCAAGTGTGGTTTCTGCTGCTCAGTCTGCAGGGATTTCAAACTTACAGGTTCAGGAACAGGACGGAATTTTGTATGTTTCGGGAAGTGCTTCCAACACTGCAGCAAAAGATTCTGTATGGAATGCTCTAGGCGCTATTGACTCTACCTATTCTGCTTCAGACATTAATATTGATGTTCAGGTGACGGGTCTTGCATCGGGAGCTGCTCTTACGGTAGCAACAGAGGAATCTAATTTAAACATCAGACAGGAGCCTTCTACGGAAGCTGCCGTGGTAGGAAAAGCTTCAAAAGGTTCTTCCGTAACACTGATTGAGCAGACCTCTGACGAATGGTGGAAAGTAAAAACTACCGATGGGCAGGAAGGTTATGCTTATGCAAGATACTTGAAAGCATAA
- a CDS encoding TonB-dependent receptor, with amino-acid sequence MRKLLFLLFLAVNSLILNAQKFNIDGKVSNFEKKPVENATVYLLKQKDSSIVNYTSTNKEGKFSLKTDELQEPSILKIDADKFISYSKNLEKIEQSSSLGDIELEKNSITNIQEVKITASPVKIKKDTIEFNASAIKVRPDSKIEELLKQIPGVEIGNDGKITVNGKEVDQIMINGKPFFDKNGKIALQNLPADIIKNIQFTTTKTKEEELNGKTAKSNNATINFNIDEKKNKGLISRLTLGYGSDKRYEGSGLISYFKKDMKVSLLASSNNINSQGFSNDEVFDSMGHGRNSWIMNGGSVVTNGNTTYYMEGGNKKGIQKSTTIGFNYSDKLSKNVDLDNVSIVHTDNNLETRSKASRTTLLPNNTLNTNSESNGENNSKQYNFDIAARVRLDSLTSFYFSPSFSRNEVSNFNNLQSSTLRDNILLNESNAFTKSDSETNNFNPNIYFSKKFRKKGRLMFANMSSTISEAKENNLNRSENIFYQGSVPNDNRNQLAKNKRQTDTYNFRTGYTEPISDSASVSLNLSYSAKTLRNLRDVNDFNESSGQYADYNSELSNTMNQKINQLSPELSFEINKKKISAWGSFGLDITDMKVNSFFTGKNFDLQKNFVLPTYNVSMNYEFSPSKRLSLYQFSDFTIPTAEQLSPYLDESNPLISFQGNPDLKNSWSNMTYLYFNNSNIVKNINYYFNVGFIYKNNDIINYSSYDADGKQHITYVNVDGNKNFNLGGSFSKTLKWKDNKLTINPKFNMNYSFIKGFVDGQELIGNVYNINPGLNFTYEIKDKMTIKPSYLLNYNFSNYKNSGINEVKTSYQTLKLELTNYIFKSRLVFGNDFEYNTNTNIAPGFKRDFYFWNTSLGYSFMNKQLTAKVKVYDVLNQNQSVRRTIANNYFEDRDDLILKRYIMFSLTMKLNKFAKKDPPTK; translated from the coding sequence ATGCGTAAACTATTATTTCTACTTTTCCTGGCAGTGAATTCTCTGATTCTGAATGCCCAAAAATTCAATATCGATGGAAAAGTGTCCAACTTCGAAAAAAAACCGGTTGAAAATGCTACCGTTTATCTCTTAAAACAAAAAGATTCTTCCATCGTTAACTACACCTCAACCAATAAGGAAGGTAAGTTTTCCTTAAAAACAGACGAACTTCAGGAACCGAGCATTCTGAAAATTGATGCTGACAAATTCATTTCTTACTCTAAAAATCTTGAAAAAATAGAGCAATCTTCGTCTTTGGGAGATATTGAACTGGAAAAAAATTCCATCACCAATATTCAGGAAGTTAAGATCACCGCATCTCCCGTGAAGATAAAAAAGGATACTATTGAATTTAATGCTTCTGCGATCAAAGTGCGCCCTGACAGTAAAATAGAGGAACTTTTAAAACAAATTCCCGGCGTGGAAATAGGAAATGACGGGAAAATTACGGTAAACGGAAAAGAAGTCGATCAAATTATGATCAACGGAAAACCATTCTTCGACAAAAACGGAAAAATTGCCTTACAGAATCTTCCTGCCGATATCATTAAAAATATACAGTTCACAACAACAAAAACCAAAGAAGAGGAACTGAACGGAAAAACTGCAAAGTCAAACAATGCAACGATCAATTTTAATATTGACGAAAAGAAAAATAAAGGGCTCATTTCAAGACTAACCTTGGGCTATGGCTCAGATAAAAGATATGAAGGCAGCGGACTGATAAGCTATTTTAAGAAAGATATGAAAGTGAGCCTGCTTGCTTCATCGAATAATATCAATTCTCAGGGATTTTCCAACGATGAGGTTTTTGACAGCATGGGACATGGCAGAAACTCATGGATTATGAATGGCGGATCTGTGGTAACGAATGGTAATACGACTTATTATATGGAAGGGGGAAATAAAAAAGGAATTCAGAAATCGACCACCATTGGGTTTAATTACAGTGATAAATTAAGCAAAAATGTCGACCTGGATAATGTAAGTATTGTTCATACCGATAATAATCTCGAAACCCGCTCAAAAGCATCCAGAACAACTCTGCTTCCCAACAACACGTTGAATACCAACTCTGAAAGTAATGGAGAGAACAATTCGAAGCAATATAATTTCGATATTGCTGCCAGAGTAAGGCTGGATTCTTTAACGAGTTTTTATTTTTCCCCTTCATTCTCAAGAAATGAAGTTTCCAATTTTAATAATTTACAGTCTTCCACCCTGAGAGATAACATTCTTCTGAACGAAAGTAATGCCTTCACAAAATCAGATTCGGAAACCAACAATTTTAATCCCAACATTTATTTTTCTAAAAAATTCAGAAAAAAAGGAAGATTGATGTTTGCGAATATGAGCAGTACCATTTCAGAAGCCAAAGAAAATAACCTCAACCGATCTGAAAATATTTTCTATCAGGGATCTGTTCCGAATGACAACAGAAACCAGCTTGCCAAAAATAAGAGGCAGACAGATACCTATAATTTCAGAACTGGCTACACAGAACCGATCTCGGATTCAGCAAGCGTAAGCCTGAATCTAAGTTACAGTGCGAAAACACTCAGAAATTTAAGAGATGTCAATGATTTTAATGAAAGTTCCGGACAATATGCCGACTACAATTCTGAATTATCCAACACCATGAATCAAAAGATCAATCAGTTATCTCCGGAGCTGTCATTTGAAATCAACAAAAAGAAAATCAGTGCCTGGGGTTCTTTCGGACTTGACATTACGGATATGAAGGTAAACTCTTTCTTTACAGGTAAGAACTTCGATCTTCAGAAAAACTTTGTCCTTCCTACCTATAATGTGAGTATGAATTATGAGTTTTCGCCAAGCAAACGACTGAGTTTATATCAATTTTCAGACTTTACCATTCCTACCGCAGAGCAACTCAGCCCGTATCTGGATGAATCCAATCCTTTGATCTCTTTTCAGGGAAATCCGGATCTGAAAAATAGTTGGAGCAATATGACCTATTTGTATTTTAACAATTCTAATATTGTAAAAAATATCAACTATTATTTCAATGTAGGCTTTATTTACAAAAATAACGACATCATCAATTATTCGTCTTACGATGCAGATGGAAAGCAGCATATTACCTATGTAAATGTGGATGGAAATAAAAACTTTAACCTGGGCGGAAGCTTCAGTAAAACGTTGAAGTGGAAAGATAATAAGCTGACCATTAATCCCAAATTCAATATGAACTATTCGTTCATTAAAGGCTTTGTAGACGGGCAGGAACTGATAGGAAATGTATACAATATCAATCCGGGACTGAACTTCACCTATGAAATAAAGGATAAAATGACCATAAAACCGTCTTATTTGTTAAACTATAATTTTTCAAATTATAAAAACTCAGGCATTAATGAGGTAAAAACAAGTTATCAGACGTTGAAACTGGAACTTACGAACTATATCTTTAAAAGCAGGCTGGTTTTTGGAAACGACTTTGAATACAATACCAACACCAACATTGCTCCGGGATTTAAACGTGATTTTTACTTCTGGAATACCAGTTTAGGATATTCATTTATGAATAAACAACTTACCGCAAAGGTAAAAGTTTATGATGTTTTAAATCAGAACCAAAGTGTCAGAAGAACGATTGCCAATAACTATTTTGAAGATCGGGATGACCTTATTCTTAAACGATATATTATGTTTTCCCTGACCATGAAACTGAATAAATTTGCCAAGAAAGATCCGCCAACCAAGTAA
- a CDS encoding sensor histidine kinase — protein sequence MTAFLKQIQTTYIYHWIIWSILIFFKLIMDYSVFGNFLLLMNLKIFLVSIILFYINYYIALPFLIKQTPKKILIITISFVIIYVTLMIIFMPPFPKHPPFPPKDFHPNGRMMRPFHHDVNLYDIFFRIGIFSMIFSILLFFVDKWMENGKKIKALEFERQSSELKILREQINPHFFFNALNSIYSLSIIQSKDTPRVILILSDIMRYVLNNKNMQKNNLNDEINNIKKYIEIQSIRFNKFNNLHDEFDGNFESYEIEPLLLLTFVENAFKYADLRKGPLDIKVHLENGLLDFKIRNFYEKKNHEKSSDSKMGIENTKMKLNLLYPDKYQLDIDDNGSEYKINLKLQLN from the coding sequence TCCGTTTTCGGAAATTTTCTTCTGCTCATGAATCTGAAAATTTTTCTTGTTTCCATTATACTTTTCTATATTAACTATTATATCGCTTTACCGTTTTTGATCAAGCAAACACCAAAAAAAATTCTGATCATTACCATTTCGTTTGTTATTATTTATGTGACGTTAATGATCATATTCATGCCGCCATTTCCGAAACATCCCCCATTTCCTCCGAAAGATTTTCATCCGAACGGAAGAATGATGAGACCTTTTCATCACGATGTTAATCTGTATGATATTTTCTTCAGAATAGGAATTTTCTCAATGATATTCAGCATCCTCCTTTTCTTTGTCGATAAATGGATGGAAAACGGAAAAAAAATAAAAGCCCTGGAATTTGAGAGACAATCGAGCGAATTGAAAATTCTTCGTGAGCAAATTAATCCACATTTCTTTTTTAATGCACTGAACAGTATTTATTCATTATCAATTATTCAGTCTAAAGATACGCCGAGGGTAATTTTAATTTTATCAGACATTATGCGATATGTTTTGAATAATAAAAATATGCAGAAAAACAACCTGAATGATGAAATTAATAATATTAAAAAATATATTGAAATTCAGTCGATTCGGTTTAATAAATTCAACAATCTACATGATGAATTCGATGGTAATTTTGAATCGTACGAAATTGAACCTCTCCTGCTTTTGACGTTTGTTGAAAATGCTTTCAAATATGCCGATCTGAGAAAAGGGCCATTGGATATCAAAGTGCATCTTGAAAACGGATTGCTTGATTTTAAGATTCGAAACTTTTATGAAAAGAAAAATCATGAAAAATCCAGCGACAGCAAAATGGGAATAGAAAATACCAAAATGAAACTGAATCTTCTGTATCCCGATAAATATCAACTGGATATTGACGACAATGGCTCAGAGTATAAAATTAACTTAAAACTTCAATTGAATTAA
- a CDS encoding dicarboxylate/amino acid:cation symporter yields the protein MKGQNKLFIAIIIALVIGVGIGGVVHTMYPDSAEPFSKNIKLLGTVFIRLVQMIIAPLVFTTLVVGIAKMSDIKMIGRVGTKAMLWFISASLVSLFIGLMLVNWMEPGHVTKLPIQDAASAEELLKSSKGFSMEDFVKHIIPKSIFEAFATNEVLQIVVFSIMFGIALANMGEEYAQPVIKLFDIIAHGILKMVGYIMWFAPLGVLGAIAAVVATNGFEIFKVYAIYLRDFFFALGVLWLVLLLAGYLIIGNRLFELLRRIKEPLLIAFSTTSSEAVFPKLVEELERFGCNSRVVSFILPLGYSFNLDGSMMYMTFASIFIAQIYGIEMTIGQQITMLLVLMLTSKGIAGVPRASLVIIVATCSMFGIPPEGIALILPIDHFCDMGRSMTNVLGNALATSAVSKWEGQLENGNGNEVV from the coding sequence ATGAAAGGACAAAATAAACTGTTTATAGCAATTATTATTGCGCTTGTAATAGGAGTTGGAATTGGAGGAGTAGTACATACGATGTATCCCGATAGCGCAGAACCTTTTTCTAAAAATATCAAACTTTTAGGAACTGTTTTCATCAGATTGGTACAAATGATTATTGCTCCGTTGGTATTTACCACGCTGGTCGTGGGAATTGCCAAAATGAGTGACATCAAAATGATCGGAAGAGTTGGGACAAAAGCCATGTTGTGGTTTATTTCTGCTTCGTTGGTTTCGCTTTTTATCGGTTTAATGCTGGTGAATTGGATGGAGCCTGGTCATGTGACCAAATTACCGATTCAGGACGCCGCTTCTGCCGAAGAACTTTTGAAAAGCAGCAAAGGTTTCTCCATGGAAGACTTTGTAAAGCACATTATTCCTAAAAGTATATTTGAAGCTTTTGCAACCAATGAAGTACTTCAGATCGTAGTATTTTCCATTATGTTCGGAATTGCTTTGGCGAATATGGGCGAAGAATATGCTCAACCTGTGATCAAATTATTCGATATCATCGCACACGGAATTCTGAAAATGGTAGGCTACATTATGTGGTTTGCACCGCTGGGAGTATTGGGAGCCATCGCTGCCGTGGTCGCCACCAATGGATTTGAGATCTTTAAAGTATACGCCATTTACCTCAGAGATTTCTTCTTTGCATTAGGTGTTCTTTGGTTAGTGCTTTTATTGGCAGGTTATCTGATTATCGGAAACCGCCTTTTCGAATTGTTAAGAAGAATAAAAGAACCTTTACTGATTGCATTTTCAACCACAAGTTCAGAGGCTGTTTTCCCGAAATTAGTGGAAGAACTGGAAAGATTCGGATGTAACAGCAGAGTGGTTTCGTTCATTTTACCATTAGGATATTCTTTCAATTTGGACGGAAGCATGATGTACATGACGTTTGCGTCTATTTTCATCGCTCAGATCTACGGAATTGAAATGACGATCGGACAGCAGATTACCATGCTTTTGGTATTGATGTTAACATCAAAAGGAATTGCAGGGGTTCCGAGAGCGTCACTGGTTATTATCGTGGCAACATGCTCAATGTTTGGAATTCCACCGGAAGGTATTGCTTTGATCTTACCCATCGACCATTTCTGCGATATGGGAAGAAGTATGACCAACGTTTTAGGAAACGCATTGGCTACCTCAGCGGTCTCAAAATGGGAAGGACAGCTTGAAAATGGCAACGGAAACGAAGTCGTTTAA
- a CDS encoding phytanoyl-CoA dioxygenase family protein → MNLQHHKNIITENGFTVINNIFSEEEIEKISEVIQNIDTSKDTFRKSEDLFAIRQFLKEIPEIKDVVFNENIKTIIKDVFGDQYFVVKSIYFDKPEKSNWYVAYHQDLTISVDKKLELENFGPWTTKQNQFAVQPPLPVLENIYTIRIHLDETNENNGALKVVPTSHVKGIYRPETIDWTVETETICNVEKGGIMIMKPLLLHGSNRTTNGKKRRVIHIEFSDKELPEELNWSERLSY, encoded by the coding sequence ATGAATTTACAGCATCATAAAAATATAATCACAGAAAACGGCTTTACGGTCATCAACAACATTTTTTCCGAAGAAGAAATTGAAAAGATCAGTGAAGTGATTCAAAATATTGATACTTCAAAAGATACCTTCAGAAAATCAGAAGACCTTTTTGCGATCCGACAGTTTCTAAAGGAAATTCCGGAAATTAAAGATGTTGTTTTTAATGAAAATATTAAGACGATCATTAAAGACGTTTTCGGGGATCAATATTTTGTGGTAAAAAGTATTTATTTCGACAAACCGGAAAAATCGAACTGGTATGTTGCCTATCATCAGGATTTAACAATTTCTGTAGATAAAAAACTAGAACTTGAAAACTTCGGACCGTGGACGACCAAGCAAAATCAGTTTGCCGTTCAGCCACCATTGCCGGTATTGGAGAACATTTATACCATCAGAATTCATCTGGATGAAACGAATGAGAATAATGGTGCTTTGAAAGTTGTTCCCACTTCTCATGTCAAAGGAATTTACAGACCCGAAACCATCGACTGGACCGTAGAAACAGAAACCATCTGTAACGTAGAAAAAGGAGGAATAATGATCATGAAACCTTTGCTGCTTCATGGCTCCAACCGTACGACCAACGGAAAGAAAAGAAGAGTGATCCATATTGAATTTTCGGATAAAGAACTTCCGGAAGAGTTGAATTGGTCAGAACGACTTTCCTACTAA
- a CDS encoding BON domain-containing protein, which translates to MKKTIAMAALAIAVSFGAVSCKKKVSDADLQTQATTVVTSNPSASVEVKNGEAHLSGTFADQASKDAMITQLKAIPGIKSVHDMATIEAPAAVAPVETQSAVSPEVQQKVKDALKDFPTVKVETVNGELTLTGTAKSTDARKIKESIDALKIGKYNNKITVK; encoded by the coding sequence ATGAAAAAAACGATCGCAATGGCTGCATTGGCTATAGCAGTTTCTTTCGGCGCTGTTTCTTGTAAAAAGAAAGTTTCTGATGCCGACCTTCAAACTCAGGCTACTACGGTAGTAACGTCTAACCCAAGTGCTTCTGTGGAAGTGAAAAACGGGGAAGCTCACTTAAGCGGGACTTTCGCAGATCAGGCATCAAAAGATGCAATGATCACTCAGCTGAAAGCTATTCCGGGAATTAAGAGTGTGCATGATATGGCGACTATTGAAGCGCCTGCAGCAGTGGCTCCTGTAGAAACTCAGTCTGCTGTATCTCCTGAAGTTCAGCAAAAAGTAAAAGATGCTCTTAAAGATTTCCCAACCGTAAAAGTGGAAACAGTAAACGGAGAACTTACCCTTACCGGGACAGCTAAGTCTACAGATGCCAGAAAGATTAAAGAATCTATTGATGCCTTGAAAATCGGTAAATACAATAACAAAATCACTGTAAAATAA